One window of Verrucomicrobiota bacterium genomic DNA carries:
- a CDS encoding TVP38/TMEM64 family protein yields the protein MSDSKTASSQSGFRWKWLLYAGAVGVLIAVAKYFHVQELLKQALDWVGQLGPLGPMIFIALYVMATVLFVPGSVLTLGAGAVFGVVWGSVYVSIAATLGATCAFLVGRYLARDAIARKIEGNDRFAAIDKAVANEGWKIVGLTRLSPVFPFTLLNYAFGITRVKLGHYVLASWIGMIPGTVMYVYVGSLAKAASGERTRTTGEWALYGVGMLATVVVTLFVTRIAKQALAKRIV from the coding sequence ATGAGTGATTCGAAAACCGCCTCCAGCCAATCCGGCTTCCGCTGGAAGTGGCTGCTCTACGCCGGCGCGGTCGGCGTTCTCATCGCCGTTGCGAAATACTTCCATGTGCAGGAACTGCTCAAACAGGCGCTTGATTGGGTCGGGCAACTTGGCCCGTTGGGGCCGATGATATTCATCGCGCTCTACGTGATGGCGACCGTGTTGTTCGTTCCTGGCTCGGTGCTGACGCTCGGCGCGGGTGCGGTGTTTGGCGTGGTCTGGGGTTCGGTTTACGTCTCCATCGCGGCCACGCTGGGCGCGACCTGCGCGTTTCTGGTGGGCCGTTATCTCGCCCGCGACGCTATCGCCCGCAAGATCGAGGGCAACGATCGCTTTGCCGCCATCGACAAGGCCGTGGCGAATGAGGGCTGGAAAATCGTCGGGCTGACCCGGCTCTCGCCGGTGTTTCCCTTCACGCTGTTGAACTACGCCTTCGGCATCACGCGGGTGAAGCTCGGCCATTACGTGCTCGCGTCCTGGATCGGCATGATACCCGGCACGGTGATGTATGTGTATGTCGGTTCGCTCGCCAAGGCCGCCTCAGGCGAACGCACGCGCACCACCGGCGAATGGGCGCTCTATGGAGTCGGAATGCTTGCCACCGTGGTCGTGACCCTCTTCGTCACTCGCATCGCCAAGCAGGCGCTGGCGAAGCGAATCGTTTGA